The Prevotella sp. E9-3 genome has a window encoding:
- a CDS encoding lipoprotein, translating into MKKIILFAATLFALSACQESLEQRALRTLQDYSDKNCPMMLSEQITMDSCAFELSTHTLHYYYTLSGEMDNDSTMDSEAMRQMLVDALKNETSTRVYKEAGYSFQYTYHSQSKRGQVLFDATMTKEDYQ; encoded by the coding sequence ATGAAGAAGATTATTCTTTTTGCTGCTACTCTATTCGCATTATCAGCATGCCAGGAGTCACTCGAACAGCGTGCTTTACGCACTCTTCAAGACTATTCCGATAAGAATTGTCCTATGATGCTTAGTGAACAAATCACAATGGATAGTTGCGCTTTTGAGCTTTCTACCCACACGTTGCACTACTACTACACCCTCTCAGGGGAAATGGATAATGACAGTACAATGGATTCTGAAGCGATGCGCCAAATGTTAGTCGATGCATTAAAGAACGAGACCTCTACACGTGTTTACAAGGAGGCTGGATACAGTTTCCAGTACACTTACCATTCTCAGTCTAAGCGAGGGCAGGTTCTGTTTGATGCAACAATGACAAAAGAAGACTACCAGTAA
- the lepA gene encoding translation elongation factor 4, with amino-acid sequence MNNIRNFCIIAHIDHGKSTLADRLLERTKTIQVTEGQMLDDMDLERERGITIKSHAIQMEYEKDGQKYILNLIDTPGHVDFSYEVSRSIAACEGALLVVDATQGVQAQTISNLYMAIDNNLEIIPVINKIDMPSAMPDEVEDEIIDLIGCKREEILRASGKTGEGVEDILDAVVDRIPAPVGNPDEPLQALIFDSVFNSFRGIIAYFKVLNGKIAKGDKVKFFNTGMEYEADEVGVLKMDMIPRKELGTGEVGYIISGIKDAKEVKVGDTITHVAQPCEKAIEGFQEVKPMVFAGVYPIDPTDYENLRASLEKLQLNDASLTFMPETSIALGFGFRCGFLGLLHMEIVQERLDREFNMDVITTVPNVTYMCYTKQGEVKEVHNPSGMPDTVMIDHIEEPYIRASIITAADYIGPIMTLCLDKRGELIDQQYVSGNRVELHFMLPLGEIVIDFYDKLKSISKGYASFDYHIDSFRPSKLIKLDILLNGEPVDALSTLTHQDNAVTFGRRMCEKLKELIPRQQFDIAIQAAIGAKIIARETVKQVRKDVLAKCYGGDVSRKRKLLEKQKRGKKRMKQIGNVEVPQKAFLAVLKLD; translated from the coding sequence ATGAACAATATAAGAAATTTCTGTATTATTGCCCATATCGACCACGGTAAATCGACCTTGGCCGACCGTTTGTTGGAACGTACAAAGACCATTCAAGTTACTGAAGGACAGATGCTTGATGATATGGATTTGGAGCGTGAACGTGGTATAACAATCAAAAGCCATGCCATACAAATGGAATATGAGAAGGACGGACAGAAATATATCCTGAATCTTATTGATACTCCAGGCCACGTGGATTTTAGCTACGAGGTGAGTCGTTCTATTGCTGCCTGTGAGGGCGCTCTTCTTGTGGTTGATGCCACACAGGGCGTTCAAGCACAGACCATCTCTAACCTTTATATGGCTATCGACAACAATCTGGAAATCATACCCGTTATCAATAAAATCGACATGCCTTCAGCAATGCCTGATGAGGTTGAGGATGAAATCATCGACCTTATAGGTTGTAAACGCGAAGAAATTCTGCGAGCCAGTGGTAAAACAGGCGAGGGCGTGGAGGATATTTTGGATGCAGTAGTGGATCGTATTCCAGCTCCCGTTGGCAATCCCGATGAACCGCTTCAAGCTTTGATTTTCGACTCGGTGTTCAATTCATTCCGTGGTATTATTGCTTACTTTAAAGTGTTGAACGGCAAAATTGCCAAAGGAGATAAAGTGAAGTTCTTCAACACTGGTATGGAATATGAGGCCGATGAGGTGGGTGTCCTGAAGATGGACATGATTCCTCGCAAAGAATTGGGAACGGGCGAAGTAGGTTATATTATCAGCGGTATTAAGGATGCCAAGGAAGTAAAGGTTGGCGATACTATTACACATGTGGCTCAGCCTTGCGAAAAGGCTATTGAGGGTTTTCAGGAAGTGAAGCCAATGGTATTTGCCGGTGTCTATCCTATTGATCCTACAGACTATGAAAACTTGCGTGCTTCGCTTGAGAAACTTCAATTGAATGATGCTTCACTCACGTTCATGCCAGAGACTTCAATAGCTCTTGGCTTTGGATTCCGTTGCGGATTCCTTGGATTGTTGCACATGGAGATTGTTCAGGAACGATTGGATCGTGAATTTAATATGGATGTAATTACCACCGTTCCTAACGTAACCTATATGTGTTACACCAAACAAGGCGAGGTAAAAGAGGTGCACAACCCATCGGGTATGCCCGATACGGTGATGATCGATCATATTGAAGAACCATACATTCGTGCTAGCATCATTACCGCGGCCGACTATATTGGCCCCATTATGACACTCTGTTTGGATAAGCGTGGCGAGTTGATAGATCAACAATATGTAAGCGGTAACCGCGTGGAACTGCACTTTATGTTGCCTTTAGGTGAGATTGTTATTGACTTTTATGATAAACTGAAGAGTATTTCGAAAGGATATGCTTCGTTTGACTATCATATTGATTCGTTTCGTCCATCGAAACTCATCAAGCTTGATATACTCTTGAATGGTGAACCCGTCGATGCACTCTCTACGCTGACCCATCAGGACAATGCGGTGACCTTTGGTCGTCGAATGTGTGAAAAACTGAAAGAACTTATTCCAAGACAGCAGTTTGATATCGCCATTCAGGCTGCCATAGGCGCCAAAATTATTGCCCGTGAAACGGTGAAACAGGTGAGAAAGGATGTGCTGGCCAAGTGTTATGGCGGTGACGTGAGCCGAAAGCGTAAATTGCTGGAGAAACAGAAACGAGGCAAAAAGCGCATGAAGCAGATAGGTAATGTGGAAGTGCCTCAGAAAGCTTTCCTCGCTGTCCTCAAACTGGATTAA
- a CDS encoding TIGR03905 family TSCPD domain-containing protein, translating to MATKHIQYETTGTCSKLIDVTADENDVIQQVFFLGGCNGNLQGVSKLVQGQKIDDVIQKINGIRCGNRSTSCPDQLCRALERLKTAPLE from the coding sequence ATGGCAACAAAACATATTCAATACGAGACAACGGGCACGTGCTCGAAACTTATTGACGTAACGGCTGATGAAAATGATGTGATTCAGCAAGTGTTCTTCCTTGGGGGGTGTAATGGTAATTTGCAAGGTGTAAGCAAATTGGTACAAGGACAGAAAATTGATGACGTGATTCAGAAAATCAACGGAATCCGTTGTGGAAACCGTTCTACTTCATGCCCTGATCAATTGTGCCGTGCACTTGAGAGATTAAAGACAGCTCCTTTGGAGTAA
- a CDS encoding Crp/Fnr family transcriptional regulator — MPNLSLTRRDVARELARRYSTMTHDELDMLESVMVPKKFAKGEKILSEGETCQNIYWIVKGLVRQYYYKNNKDLTEYMAVENTIVMSIESLFKEKPSTQIIQALEPTLIYALPKAELEAVAMKSVNIQILFRKILEESLIISQQRADMLRFESAQDRYQKLVKSSPQLVLRAPLVYIASYLQMTPETLSRVRTASIMEGK; from the coding sequence ATGCCAAACCTAAGTTTAACGAGAAGAGACGTGGCCCGCGAACTGGCCAGAAGATACAGCACCATGACCCATGACGAGTTGGATATGCTGGAGAGTGTGATGGTGCCTAAGAAGTTTGCTAAAGGAGAGAAAATTCTTAGCGAAGGTGAAACCTGTCAGAATATCTATTGGATTGTGAAAGGTCTGGTTCGCCAATACTATTATAAGAACAACAAAGACCTGACGGAGTATATGGCCGTTGAGAATACAATAGTAATGAGTATTGAAAGTCTGTTCAAGGAAAAACCCTCTACGCAGATTATTCAGGCACTTGAACCCACGCTTATCTATGCTTTGCCGAAGGCTGAATTGGAGGCTGTAGCTATGAAAAGCGTAAACATTCAGATCCTGTTCCGTAAAATTCTGGAAGAGTCGCTCATTATTAGTCAGCAGCGTGCTGATATGTTGCGTTTTGAAAGCGCTCAAGATCGTTATCAGAAGTTGGTAAAATCATCTCCACAGCTCGTTCTTCGTGCACCGTTGGTTTACATAGCCAGCTATCTGCAAATGACGCCAGAAACGCTGAGTCGCGTGCGTACTGCATCGATTATGGAGGGAAAATAG